A single Sporosarcina sp. FSL W8-0480 DNA region contains:
- a CDS encoding NlpC/P60 family protein, translated as MKKVALSLIVAGSLAFGITTGDAEASSPASQSVSVNNGTYTTAYNVNIRSEAGTKSKIVLLAKKGTKVSVVGQKNVGKEVWYNVKVNGKTGWALSTLLTKNSVAAKTASNEKVVQKAKALTGIPYRFGGTSTKGFDCSGFVQYVYKQSGKSVARDTLGQFAQSKKVSEPKPGDLVFFQNTYRKGISHVGIYVGNNKFVHAGGKQSQIVSLSNSYWKSKFHSFKRL; from the coding sequence ATGAAGAAAGTTGCTTTATCGTTAATCGTAGCAGGTTCATTGGCATTTGGAATTACAACTGGAGATGCAGAAGCAAGTTCGCCAGCATCCCAATCCGTATCAGTAAATAATGGCACGTATACAACAGCATATAATGTAAATATTCGTTCCGAAGCAGGAACTAAGAGTAAAATTGTTTTATTAGCGAAAAAAGGTACGAAAGTTTCCGTCGTTGGACAAAAGAATGTTGGAAAAGAAGTTTGGTATAACGTTAAAGTGAATGGCAAAACAGGCTGGGCACTTAGCACGTTATTAACAAAAAACAGTGTAGCTGCAAAAACAGCAAGCAATGAAAAAGTTGTTCAAAAAGCAAAGGCATTGACAGGCATTCCTTACCGATTCGGGGGCACATCCACGAAAGGATTCGATTGCAGCGGGTTTGTCCAATACGTCTACAAACAATCCGGCAAATCGGTTGCCCGTGATACGTTGGGTCAATTTGCACAATCTAAAAAAGTGAGTGAACCAAAACCTGGCGACTTGGTATTCTTCCAAAATACATACCGCAAAGGCATTTCACATGTCGGTATTTATGTCGGTAACAACAAATTCGTTCATGCTGGCGGTAAACAATCACAAATCGTAAGTTTGAGCAATAGTTACTGGAAGTCAAAATTCCATAGTTTCAAAAGATTGTAA
- a CDS encoding AAA domain-containing protein, with translation MRNNDVMNEVMKCRLDMTHRARKEIGNWAIDENELFAMQDHFAIYIEKLPAKQDNMTFSFYFDPGANSQLANHLKDRVAVMECVYKNEGFLATSFRVKGRKEPVRTNRRLGVRLKFLVNQRSGSSMPIELYTSLRELPIAQERSEYVEKRIKSWEGYLRIEEKNADIDDITAHFTQAHVNESFNQLTITCSGLEAKDWGSITGFSAKLKGSSDDLGQVIDVNRGKRTVKIELNRKYQAVARRGSLLPKDAREVVFSNFAELSQIRRLRKGFKDLQDGFAANPNLEKILFEERPVVQITNKRLELEFHHPLNEFQKEAVIGAMSANDLYVIQGPPGTGKTTVISELCHQLMKAGQRTLVASQSNLAVDNALGRLLSDPKIRILRYGRTESIEEEGKRFIEENVAIHWRDETLAAVNEQREKREDRKRQIEFEMEGIQVEIERLQAEMEVAERQIVEKHAAELEAGELSKRLETLCQRESELSKKRIKVVAQQADLSQVLDKLSDELRDSERAIADAEISPELEGEMTDAERSLMAQRKMLRYFQTVEAIDYAEIAVRRLKEESGINAGKRLPLTRFLEQLSEVRKLEELKELYAIHQVEPSLPVKLEINALERLRVEIINGTYPYALLEWNEVAERLSNGIEYAEKILKKFYYPIEEIHSKQNDKYKTPEEMHEMLDKISRFFVLPATIRTLAMPASPEKAALLHRLAENLAYLYGKSEEVKRHAVSIKATSDREAVTRFSTLKSDIMDEMKSKLAELTTEEEKADRKIRNHMEQLRGLKEEISALADLVDEHIHRDDVEKRIVELEKGLAEFEKRKDLFQKAELALKERIEIRESTTNQLSIIRETLEALSKDESEVENEIQTYKERIHALQEIIKSEPEKRKQEIGVEIEAKQAVTIDLQKELAQLPVVGVLQDEWSELLSSASEYDLDEIRKLYVKHANVIGTTCVASARRDFMEDYPNFDVVIIDEVSKATPPELLLPMLKGKKIVLVGDHHQLPPLVGRETMDEFIEEIKDIEEKNQLRGMLKESLFERLFRSLPKQNKTMLGIQYRMHEKIMETITPFYVDGNYRLQCGLEDSDNARDHLLSSRFIKRDDHLLWFDMPNEPSYFEAQMKGGTSLYNEAELQKVRDLLLEIEEATELAKREGRISSDAKKSVGVISFYGEQVKRIDRLIEQEIMPKHLHCRTGSVDKFQGMEMDIIILSFVRNHHQPSGTIGFAEDYRRLNVALSRARELLIIVGSSDMFMTRPKKAETKTMYTRLVEKVKLGGGFREFDLALERNG, from the coding sequence GTGAGAAATAATGATGTAATGAATGAAGTGATGAAATGTCGACTTGATATGACACATCGGGCGCGGAAGGAAATCGGGAATTGGGCAATTGACGAGAATGAGCTCTTTGCGATGCAGGATCATTTCGCTATCTACATTGAAAAACTCCCCGCCAAACAAGACAATATGACATTCTCCTTCTATTTCGATCCGGGCGCAAATTCCCAACTTGCTAACCACCTGAAAGATCGGGTGGCGGTGATGGAGTGCGTCTACAAAAATGAAGGGTTTCTTGCAACAAGTTTCCGGGTGAAAGGGCGAAAAGAGCCTGTTCGGACGAATCGCCGACTTGGAGTTCGCCTGAAATTCTTGGTTAACCAGCGTTCAGGCAGTTCGATGCCGATAGAGTTGTATACAAGTCTACGAGAATTGCCTATTGCACAGGAACGGTCGGAGTATGTCGAAAAACGGATTAAGAGTTGGGAAGGATACTTGCGTATTGAGGAGAAGAATGCAGACATTGACGATATTACCGCTCATTTTACGCAGGCGCATGTTAATGAGTCCTTTAACCAGCTGACGATCACATGTAGTGGACTTGAAGCGAAAGACTGGGGTTCCATCACGGGTTTCAGTGCGAAGCTGAAAGGTTCAAGTGATGACCTTGGACAAGTGATTGATGTGAATCGTGGAAAACGGACCGTTAAAATCGAGTTAAACCGGAAGTATCAAGCGGTCGCACGGCGAGGTTCGTTATTGCCAAAAGATGCACGGGAAGTCGTCTTCAGCAATTTTGCGGAGCTAAGTCAGATCAGGCGTCTGCGGAAAGGGTTCAAGGATCTGCAGGATGGATTTGCGGCAAATCCGAACTTGGAGAAAATCTTGTTTGAAGAACGCCCAGTTGTCCAAATTACGAACAAGCGGCTTGAGCTTGAGTTCCATCATCCGTTGAATGAATTCCAAAAAGAGGCGGTCATTGGTGCAATGTCAGCGAATGACTTATATGTCATTCAAGGGCCTCCCGGAACAGGGAAGACGACGGTGATCTCGGAACTTTGCCATCAGTTGATGAAGGCGGGGCAGCGGACGCTTGTCGCTTCCCAGTCGAATTTAGCTGTCGATAACGCTCTTGGAAGGTTGCTGTCCGATCCTAAGATCAGGATATTGCGGTATGGACGAACGGAAAGCATCGAGGAGGAAGGGAAGCGGTTTATCGAGGAAAACGTCGCGATTCATTGGCGTGATGAAACATTGGCCGCGGTGAATGAACAGCGGGAAAAACGCGAAGACCGAAAGCGGCAAATCGAATTTGAAATGGAAGGTATTCAAGTAGAAATCGAGCGTCTTCAAGCGGAGATGGAAGTTGCAGAACGTCAGATAGTCGAAAAACATGCAGCTGAATTGGAAGCGGGGGAGTTGTCTAAGCGGCTTGAAACGTTGTGTCAAAGGGAGAGCGAACTATCCAAAAAACGGATAAAGGTTGTAGCGCAACAAGCAGATTTATCCCAAGTGTTAGATAAACTTTCCGATGAATTAAGAGATAGTGAAAGGGCCATTGCTGACGCTGAAATCAGTCCTGAGTTAGAAGGGGAAATGACAGATGCAGAGCGTAGCCTAATGGCACAGAGGAAAATGCTTCGCTATTTCCAAACTGTCGAAGCGATTGATTACGCAGAAATAGCTGTTCGCAGATTGAAAGAGGAGTCCGGCATCAATGCAGGGAAACGGCTGCCGTTGACTCGTTTTTTGGAACAACTGTCTGAAGTGAGGAAGCTCGAGGAGTTAAAGGAATTGTATGCAATTCATCAAGTAGAGCCATCTCTTCCAGTAAAACTTGAAATCAATGCACTCGAACGATTGCGAGTGGAAATTATTAATGGAACGTATCCATATGCTCTACTTGAATGGAATGAAGTTGCGGAACGTTTGTCGAACGGGATTGAATACGCGGAGAAGATTCTTAAAAAGTTTTATTATCCCATTGAGGAAATCCACAGCAAACAGAATGACAAATACAAGACTCCTGAAGAGATGCATGAAATGCTTGATAAAATAAGCCGTTTCTTTGTATTACCGGCGACTATAAGAACTTTGGCAATGCCTGCGAGTCCGGAAAAAGCAGCTTTATTACATCGGCTTGCTGAGAATTTAGCTTATTTGTATGGAAAGTCGGAGGAAGTCAAAAGGCATGCGGTAAGTATAAAGGCGACTTCCGATCGTGAAGCTGTCACAAGATTTTCTACGTTGAAATCAGATATCATGGACGAAATGAAGTCCAAGCTTGCTGAGTTGACGACTGAAGAGGAGAAAGCGGACCGGAAAATCAGGAATCATATGGAACAGCTTCGCGGCTTAAAGGAAGAAATTTCGGCACTTGCCGATCTTGTGGACGAGCATATCCATCGGGATGATGTTGAAAAAAGGATTGTAGAACTTGAAAAGGGTCTTGCTGAATTTGAGAAGCGGAAGGATTTATTTCAAAAGGCTGAACTTGCTTTAAAGGAAAGAATCGAAATCAGGGAGTCTACGACCAATCAATTGTCGATTATAAGGGAAACCTTGGAGGCATTGAGTAAGGATGAATCTGAGGTGGAAAATGAGATTCAAACGTACAAGGAGCGGATTCATGCTCTCCAAGAAATCATTAAATCTGAACCTGAAAAGCGTAAACAGGAAATCGGTGTAGAAATTGAAGCAAAACAAGCAGTAACTATCGATTTACAAAAAGAGCTTGCGCAATTGCCCGTTGTGGGAGTTTTGCAGGATGAATGGAGTGAACTGCTTTCAAGTGCGAGTGAATATGACTTGGATGAAATCCGAAAACTGTATGTGAAGCATGCGAATGTCATCGGAACGACTTGTGTCGCTTCAGCTCGACGTGATTTCATGGAAGACTATCCGAATTTCGACGTCGTCATCATCGATGAGGTATCGAAGGCGACGCCTCCCGAGCTCCTGTTGCCGATGCTGAAAGGGAAGAAGATTGTCCTTGTCGGCGATCATCATCAGTTGCCGCCACTTGTCGGTCGGGAGACGATGGATGAATTCATTGAGGAAATTAAAGATATCGAAGAGAAAAATCAATTGCGTGGCATGCTGAAGGAATCGCTTTTTGAGCGTTTATTCAGAAGCTTGCCGAAGCAAAATAAGACGATGTTAGGTATTCAATATCGGATGCATGAGAAGATCATGGAGACGATTACCCCGTTTTATGTGGATGGGAATTATCGGCTGCAATGCGGGTTAGAGGACTCTGACAATGCCCGTGATCATCTGCTTTCGTCAAGGTTCATAAAGCGTGATGACCATCTGTTGTGGTTTGACATGCCAAACGAACCTTCCTATTTTGAAGCGCAAATGAAGGGCGGAACGAGCCTTTATAATGAAGCGGAGTTGCAAAAGGTTAGGGACCTGCTTCTTGAAATTGAGGAAGCGACTGAACTTGCTAAGCGTGAAGGGCGTATAAGTTCGGATGCGAAGAAAAGCGTTGGTGTGATCAGTTTCTATGGTGAACAGGTGAAGCGGATTGACCGGCTCATTGAACAGGAAATCATGCCAAAGCATTTACATTGTAGGACCGGTTCCGTTGATAAATTCCAAGGGATGGAAATGGATATTATCATTTTGAGCTTCGTTCGGAACCATCATCAGCCAAGTGGGACAATTGGGTTTGCTGAGGATTACCGACGGTTGAATGTTGCATTATCACGCGCGAGGGAATTGTTGATCATCGTTGGCAGTTCGGATATGTTCATGACCCGGCCGAAAAAGGCAGAAACGAAAACGATGTATACAAGATTGGTGGAAAAGGTGAAGTTAGGCGGGGGATTCAGGGAGTTCGATTTGGCATTGGAAAGGAATGGGTAA
- a CDS encoding general stress protein: MRKTFIGSFPNQERLIYKIQELTDEGVEEQDLYIVMKDEIAVDELRRHATLVDADSPFNLFNRFMGFLAGEKNVRSMLHDSGFTDDEAKTYFNAVQEGALLLYMNGKFEKVRNADRPPIEPNYEGYGLIPLDESEAGLEN, encoded by the coding sequence ATGAGAAAAACATTCATTGGCAGTTTTCCGAATCAGGAGCGCCTTATTTACAAAATTCAAGAACTGACGGACGAAGGCGTTGAAGAACAGGATTTGTATATCGTCATGAAAGACGAAATAGCGGTGGATGAACTCAGGCGTCACGCAACTCTCGTAGACGCAGATTCCCCCTTTAATCTGTTCAATCGTTTCATGGGATTTCTTGCAGGGGAAAAAAATGTCCGAAGCATGTTGCATGATTCCGGATTCACTGATGACGAGGCAAAAACATATTTCAATGCCGTTCAGGAAGGCGCGCTGTTACTTTACATGAATGGAAAATTCGAAAAGGTACGGAATGCGGATCGCCCGCCGATAGAACCTAATTATGAAGGCTACGGACTGATCCCTTTAGATGAATCAGAAGCGGGACTCGAAAATTGA
- a CDS encoding thermonuclease family protein produces MKVWLSVIVGLLLILSGCVNASDIDTNEKSAIETVSQETPQDNKSTEETSKDDISKVDGSKDKTKETESEVTKNNTPTVAPSEKKESVVKTAPVKKTETAGTTAHIPVQLVKTIDGDTIKILYNGQEVNVRYLLIDTPETSHPRLGKQPFGEEAKERNRQLVNSGALSIEFDVGERYDKYDRLLAYVYVDGKSVQETLLSEGLARVAYVYPPNTRHLTPYEEAQAVAKKKRLGIWSVEDYATDSGFNSDAANTATKVPTATSGSTSKPAASTSKPDTTTSTSSGNKEFFQNCTELRKKYPNGVPQSHPAYQPKMDRDKDGFACEK; encoded by the coding sequence TTGAAAGTATGGTTATCGGTAATTGTTGGATTGTTGCTTATTCTTTCAGGATGCGTTAATGCATCGGATATAGATACAAATGAAAAATCAGCTATTGAAACTGTTAGTCAGGAAACACCCCAAGATAATAAATCTACAGAAGAAACGTCAAAAGATGATATTTCAAAAGTAGATGGTTCAAAAGATAAAACAAAAGAGACTGAATCAGAGGTCACAAAAAACAATACTCCAACTGTCGCTCCAAGCGAAAAAAAGGAGTCCGTTGTTAAAACGGCTCCCGTAAAGAAGACTGAAACGGCTGGTACAACTGCGCATATTCCAGTTCAGTTAGTTAAAACAATCGATGGAGATACGATTAAAATTCTTTATAACGGCCAAGAAGTAAATGTCCGATATTTATTGATCGACACGCCTGAAACGAGCCATCCGCGGTTAGGCAAGCAACCGTTTGGCGAGGAAGCGAAAGAGCGTAATCGGCAATTGGTGAACAGCGGTGCATTATCAATCGAATTCGATGTCGGTGAACGGTATGATAAATACGACAGATTGCTTGCTTACGTCTATGTCGATGGGAAAAGTGTTCAGGAGACATTGCTTTCGGAAGGATTGGCTCGGGTTGCTTATGTATATCCGCCCAACACGCGTCATTTGACACCTTACGAAGAAGCACAAGCAGTAGCAAAGAAAAAAAGACTGGGCATCTGGTCGGTTGAAGACTATGCCACAGATTCCGGATTTAATAGTGACGCGGCTAATACAGCAACAAAAGTCCCAACGGCAACTAGTGGATCCACTTCTAAACCTGCAGCATCTACAAGTAAGCCCGACACAACGACTAGCACTTCTTCCGGGAATAAGGAGTTTTTCCAAAACTGTACAGAGTT
- a CDS encoding YsnF/AvaK domain-containing protein, giving the protein MMDKKFVGMYHDDSELLEKIDQLKSQGFEGENIYVIAVDNNDVRMFQGMKYGDVKTTPDSWFNRFIDFLTGEDHVRSMLQEVGVSEGEMDNYYTEIKAGGKLLYVDQGEVNLFNTHHARNSFGVSDAGADPNLGANRVSDFESNELYSNNYSSGAFQDSFLYEGTDTNFGRVGGEAVNSNWDTENEIQKEKMRLREERLTVDKEEVERGEVSLHKDVVEEEQSFDVPVEREEVFVERRPVNEYDTNESDFKMMQDDQTIRVPISEERLEVTKKPYVTEEIVIGKRKVEDTETVNETLKREEAHFEKDLEFDIQEEFIDEPTLRSKRDFE; this is encoded by the coding sequence ATGATGGATAAGAAATTTGTAGGTATGTACCATGATGACTCGGAATTATTGGAGAAGATAGATCAATTGAAATCCCAAGGTTTCGAAGGCGAGAACATTTACGTGATAGCTGTGGACAATAATGATGTAAGGATGTTTCAAGGGATGAAATACGGTGATGTAAAAACAACGCCAGATTCTTGGTTCAATCGTTTCATCGATTTCCTTACTGGTGAGGATCATGTCCGAAGCATGCTCCAAGAGGTCGGTGTTTCCGAAGGAGAAATGGATAATTATTATACTGAAATTAAGGCCGGCGGGAAGTTGCTTTACGTTGACCAAGGCGAAGTGAATCTTTTCAATACACATCATGCCCGTAACAGTTTCGGTGTATCGGATGCAGGAGCAGATCCTAATTTAGGGGCAAATCGGGTTTCAGATTTCGAATCGAATGAATTGTATTCGAATAACTATTCATCTGGAGCTTTCCAGGATTCGTTTTTATACGAAGGAACGGATACGAATTTTGGACGTGTAGGCGGTGAAGCGGTGAACAGCAATTGGGACACCGAGAACGAGATACAAAAAGAGAAGATGCGTCTACGCGAAGAACGACTTACCGTAGATAAGGAAGAAGTTGAAAGAGGCGAGGTTTCCCTTCATAAAGATGTCGTGGAGGAGGAACAATCCTTTGATGTGCCTGTAGAGCGCGAAGAAGTTTTTGTCGAACGCCGCCCTGTCAATGAATACGATACGAATGAAAGTGACTTCAAAATGATGCAGGACGATCAAACGATCCGTGTTCCAATTTCGGAAGAAAGACTTGAAGTGACTAAAAAACCATATGTTACTGAGGAAATTGTAATCGGAAAACGGAAAGTCGAAGATACTGAAACTGTCAACGAAACACTCAAACGCGAGGAAGCACATTTTGAAAAAGATTTAGAATTTGATATACAAGAAGAGTTTATTGACGAACCTACATTGCGAAGTAAAAGAGATTTTGAATAA
- a CDS encoding patatin-like phospholipase family protein, with the protein MFIDGVFAGGGLKGFALVGAYQVLEEQGYRFKRVAGTSAGAIIASFIAAGYTGKEIEVMMQEENLESLLDPRKTIIPFPFMKWIGLYRRMGLYQGKALEDWFFDKLSEKGLYTFSDLPPGSLKLVASDLTHGKMIVLPDDLVHYGIEPGMFPIARALRMSCNIPFFFEPVRFRAPSGETIVVDGGVLSNFPMWIFDNAEGKRERPLIGMKLSSNSKEMGGKEITNALNLFEALFSTMKNAHDERYISRKHEKDIIFIPVEQYSATQFNMEDEQKDALMEIGRSRTNQFLQTWPHANRSKRNFRIV; encoded by the coding sequence GTGTTTATAGATGGGGTGTTTGCTGGTGGCGGATTGAAGGGTTTCGCTTTGGTCGGTGCGTACCAAGTGTTGGAAGAGCAAGGTTATCGTTTTAAGCGGGTGGCGGGAACGAGTGCCGGTGCGATCATTGCAAGTTTCATCGCGGCAGGGTATACGGGCAAGGAAATTGAGGTGATGATGCAGGAGGAAAATTTAGAGTCTCTGTTGGATCCGCGTAAGACGATCATTCCATTCCCGTTCATGAAATGGATAGGATTGTATCGGCGCATGGGACTATATCAAGGAAAAGCTTTAGAGGATTGGTTTTTCGATAAGCTTTCGGAGAAAGGGCTTTATACGTTTTCAGATTTGCCTCCTGGATCACTAAAATTGGTTGCATCGGATTTAACGCATGGCAAGATGATCGTTTTGCCGGATGATCTCGTGCATTATGGGATAGAACCAGGGATGTTTCCAATTGCAAGAGCACTTCGAATGAGTTGCAATATCCCATTTTTTTTCGAGCCAGTACGTTTCAGGGCACCGTCAGGCGAAACAATCGTTGTGGATGGCGGAGTTCTCAGCAATTTCCCGATGTGGATTTTTGACAACGCGGAAGGGAAGAGGGAACGGCCGCTGATCGGTATGAAATTGAGCTCTAACAGTAAAGAAATGGGTGGCAAGGAAATTACAAATGCACTCAACTTATTTGAAGCACTGTTCTCCACAATGAAAAACGCACATGACGAACGATACATCTCACGTAAACACGAGAAAGATATTATTTTCATCCCTGTTGAACAATACAGTGCCACACAGTTCAATATGGAGGACGAACAAAAAGACGCTCTCATGGAAATAGGAAGATCACGGACGAATCAATTTCTGCAAACCTGGCCACATGCCAATCGTAGCAAGAGGAACTTTCGAATCGTATAA